The following coding sequences lie in one Lolium perenne isolate Kyuss_39 chromosome 2, Kyuss_2.0, whole genome shotgun sequence genomic window:
- the LOC127337006 gene encoding uncharacterized protein gives MATTEEDGTAQPPSKRLRRDARGRGRAYEDAAPAGAGVERRRRRHHSDGLYVSDPDGRYRSATAGARDDDELPEAEATTLARFEGAPQLRPISPLVPAWYPRAMERRRMRRRVIHHEADAATRARLPQTRPIPLPIAVIRVGEMEWAVTGGAEECDYDEAQASSSTSSVMRGQPVPVPVHGVMDIFLVQPRDRGVPPPRFQTIRSVPWGYWVDELRLWLALKQRTGAYLPDSWSWESVIGEPAYGGQGACIIYALATCIHAQNCIAFERRYGAGTFPYKLSDVRMKYLIDACLAAGVLKPGGGSDAFKVLKLMRDQDLWVRTREVEGWERCNLRCSNLALLNLEACINPPPPLVVALFIRVHGPLMGTLDACDPDYLLTEYNEDYVYRGNSLGKSRVHHAVVCAGHRRRAHGEIHIRILDNMKRQGPWRWIFFDAFSSFYVMEVEPLDRAVLQHQHNNT, from the exons ATGGCGACGACGGAGGAGGACGGGACCGCGCAGCCACCGTCGAAGCGCCTCCGCCGCGACGCCCGAGGCCGAGGCAGAGCGTACGAGGACGCCGCCCCCGCAGGCGCAGGCGTGGAACGGAGGCGGAGGCGCCACCACAGCGACGGCTTGTACGTCAGCGACCCGGACGGCCGCTACCGCTCCGCCACGGCGGGCGCGCGCGACGACGACGAGCTTCCGGAGGCGGAGGCCACCACGCTGGCCCGCTTCGAAGGCGCACCTCAGCTCCGCCCCATCTCCCCTTTGGTTCCC GCTTGGTATCCAAGAGCCATGGAACGGAGGCGGATGCGGAGGCGCGTCATCCACCACGAGGCGGATGCCGCCACGCGGGCCCGCTTACCACAGACCCGCCCTATCCCCCTTCCCATTGCT GTGATCCGAGTCGGGGAGATGGAGTGGGCAGTAACGGGAGGTGCCGAAGAGTGCGACTACGACGAGGCGCAGGCGTCGTCAAGCACGTCGTCAGTGATGCGTGGgcagccggtgccggtgccggtgcaTGGTGTCATGGACATTTTCCTTGTCCAGCCGAGAGACCGTGGCGTCCCACCGCCCCGTTTTCAGACGATTCGTAGCGTGCCTTGGGGGTACTGGGTCGACGAGCTACGTCTTTGGCTGGCTCTGAAGCAGCGCACAGGTGCTTATCTCCCAGATAGCTGGAGTTGGGAGTCTGTCATTGGGGAGCCTGCCTACGGTGGCCAAG GAGCATGTATCATCTACGCTCTTGCGACTTGCATTCACGCACAGAACTGCATCGCCTTCGAGCGACGGTATGGGGCAGGCACCTTCCCGTACAAGCTCAGCGACGTGCGCATGAAGTACCTCATCGACGCGTGCCTGGCGGCGGGGGTTTTGAAGCCCGGTGGCGGATCCGATGCTTTTAAGGTGCTAAAGCTGATGCGAGATCAAGATCTGTGGGTGCGCACACGAGAGGTCGAGGGCTGGGAGAGATGCAATCTCCGGTGCAGCAACTTAGCCCTTCTGAACCTGGAGGCTTGCATCAACCCACCACCACCCCTCGTCGTTGCACTCTTCATCCGTGTACACGGGCCGCTCATGGGTACACTCGACGCCTGCGATCCTGACTACCTCCTCACCGAGTACAATGAGGACTACGTGTACCGAGGGAATTCCCTCGGGAAGTCCCGCGTGCACCACGCTGTCGTCTGCGCGGGTCATCGGCGCAGGGCACACGGTGAGATACATATCCGCATCTTGGATAACATGAAGAGACAGGGACCGTGGCGGTGGATCTTCTTTGATGCCTTCTCCTCCTTTTACGTGATGGAGGTAGAGCCACTGGATCGTGCAGTGCTGCAGCACCAGCACAACAACACATGA
- the LOC127337003 gene encoding uncharacterized protein, with amino-acid sequence MGSWFSSPACPRQRIHRVGQLMDELRSSAYSIDSLDDIVSGGAHWIRDLAYEALKHYNSDHPGAEFRIPFQPTADMKAACVGFRRDLWYHLNFLARHGDDERTFFAELCYDNTTSHCLIVQTCAILEKPSRSSCAMCPEESKILHPDEAEFVCGKEGHQRDFFCEMSWDGHTKEFFSQSDMLSTPFLIGAPAPRYRLLPDDSP; translated from the exons ATGGGATCCTGGTTCTCTTCCCCTGCCTGCCCACGACAGCGTATTCATCGCGTTGGACAACTCATGGACGAATTACGTAGTTCAGCCTACAGTATAGA TTCCTTAGATGACATAGTATCTGGCGGCGCTCACTGGATCCGTGATCTCGCCTACGAGGCCCTCAAACACTACAACTCCGACCACCCG GGTGCCGAGTTCCGAATTCCTTTTCAGCCCACCGCGGACATGAAGGCTGCGTGCGTTGGCTTCAGGAGAGATCTCTGGTACCACCTCAACTTCTTGGCTCGCCACGGGGATGACGAGCGGACCTTCTTCGCCGAGCTATGCTACGACAACACCACCTCCCACTGCCTAATCGTCCAAACATGTGCCATCTTGGAGAAGCCCTCTAGAAGCAGCTGCGCAATGTGTCCGGAAGAATCCAAGATTTTACACCCTGATGAGGCTGAATTCGTGTGTGGAAAAGAGGGGCACCAGAGGGACTTCTTCTGCGAGATGTCCTGGGACGGGCACACAAAGGAATTCTTCAGCCAGAGCGATATGCTAAGCACGCCATTCTTGATAGGAGCACCAGCGCCTCGATATAGACTGCTGCCCGACGATTCACCATGA